In the genome of Primulina eburnea isolate SZY01 chromosome 13, ASM2296580v1, whole genome shotgun sequence, the window GCATGATTTTAGTGCCATAATTAAACCTCTCCATctcacctataaatacaacaccACCCTAGTCATTCCTCCACACCACAAATTCGAAAATTAGAGCTGCATATTCTCGAAATTCAGCAGCCTCTCCATAGCCAAACTCTGCCCGAAAAATCGTCCAAGAAATTAAGCCGAAGTTCCGTCCGAAGGAGGAGCAAGGAGCGATCCAATTTTTCGAGTTGAGCATCCACGTTTTTAGCAACAAGatatactgtaagtgggctattttaaatttcggttttatgcatatgaaattttctttttttggttTAAAAATACGGTCGAGTACCGTCGTTTTGTCTATACGTTTTTTCGAAAGTTATTACGTTTATGTttgacactgtgaggattccctgaaaatgggtggaattccaacatatggcccttaacagtgggatagaactgttttatggcctcgccctcttagaggattaaaacttagggactgacgtcagtaaaccgttaaaggtgaaaaatcgcagtgttattatgttatggaatttacgttacgattatgaaaagcatgctTTACGTTTATGTTATGATTCGAAAATGTTATAAAACTTTTATGTTGTGTTCAAAGTCCCCCATTTAttgagtattcccaaaatactcatccCCCTTACTCTCCCCTCCCAGATAAGTCCGAAAAGCAGGTTGAGGACGAAGAGACGGATCAATTTTGGGGTTGGTGATGGGCAAGGATGATAATAATAGattatattttcgaaatttatgatttaaaaaaagAATTGTAAGACGCTTCCGTATTATTTACTATTTCTTTGAATTTCGTTATTGTAAAGACATTGTTATTTCGTGGAAATTATGAAttataaactggtttcggtttatacggtgctacgaaaggcttgttgtttcgattgtgtgattgttaaacaacgccggtgtcaactaaccccgatctcggggcgtgacagtaaCGGTATGAGGTAACGGTATGTAGTAACGGTAAGAatggaatatcgtgagggtaaAAGGCCCCAGAAGGAgtccatttatgggaaaaggccccagaggacaccccgacgatcgtattttatTCGAAAAAAGGATAGGCCAGGGCCTAGTTGACCGGTGATAGTGTTGTTGGTGTcctccgccgcccagtactgcggtttcatgtagatggatccatcgatttttgaagtttatgtcatgttgaggaaagtcgcaattaacgatctgaattcaacaaaggaaaactggagaggaaaaatgtttatgatcatgaaaattctttatgttatgttatgttttgaggaaaagaaaaaagttaaaagtttatgtttgcatgtcatgaaaaagttatttttacgtaaaagtattttcactgttgcgtgtggttttatatatattatttgctataaagattatgatgtgtgagtctttagactcactaggtgtgattgatacaggtgatgttgagggaggtcttgacggatgatttgactggattgatggcgcacacaacccgaggaccagcgcttctactttttccgcGTTTACGATTTATGgctcatgatttatgttaaagattttaagactatttatttatgtttttgagtgatttttgaaatgtttagtatgtgctatacttttcaaatttattgctttttaggtttggtaaaacagttgacgatttcattttatgactattgcacttgattttcAAAATGCTAGATGgataatgttttattttaaaagggtaaaatattttcatgtggtaAATTTACATGGCCGAAAATTGAgagtttacaaaaaaaaaaattctaaaagttttaaaacaataaaaaagaCAGATGTTTCAAAAACAGTAATTTAACACGAGAATCATCACAGGAAGGTAGGGGGTTCACCACGTATAAGCATCATCCTCACAAGGGAGCATGGAAGGGAGCAGGAGTTCACCATTGGGCTAGGGTTCCCCACTGGAGAAGGGCGACGACAGGGATATCCGCACTCATTAGCAGACCTTTCAAGGTCGTGCATCATCAAACCACACGGACATGAACTCAAACGGAGGCGATGGAGACGATGACGAGTACGATGACGACGAGACCCAACTATGACTTGGAAATTTTGTTCTACACTTTTGTCATCTTTCTATGGTCTTTTGGATGTACAATACGTTAGTTGTGTGTGACTTgaattatttgtttttaattatcgTAGTTGTGAATGATTGTTGATTTTAGTTTATATCAACTTATCGATTTTAGTTTATGTTAATTATACAAGAATTTACTTAACAAAATTTatacaattttttgtcaaaaacaaattaattttaaatatataaattttaattttatagaaAAAACTATAGAGTAAAAATTCAGTTATTTATGTAAGAAAAAAATTTTGAGCAACAATTTACAAAAACCACGGGTAAATTTAGCCTCAGTTTGGGTTGCTATTACAGCAATCGTTTAATTTAAACCATTGTTAAATATACCTACAATCATATTGAAACAGTTGCTAAAATAACAATGGTTTAACTTAAATTATGGTTATATTAGCCACGGTTTAATACAATTCGTTGCTAATAGATTTCCTTAAATCATTACTATTTTACCGACGGTTTATCCACTTCTGTTGCTACTTGAGCGACTTGAGTCATCGCTAATTTAGCAACGTTTTTAAAACGCGGCTAAGCTTAACAACGGATGTTTTAACAATTATTTTTCCCGTGGCTAAagggtgttttttttttcagtgCATGAACCCCTACCAATCTTGGTCTCGATCcattaatttaattaagataATTGAATTTGTAATATTTTGGCTGATTAAGTTGTCAAATTCCACCAATTGGAGGAAACGATTAAGAAACGCAATTTGCATATGTGGTCAAAAGTTACAAAGTGCAAGCAACCATTAttaatcaatattttatatCTATAAAATGCAAATCTTGCAATACCACCAGTTTCCGCCCCTTGTATTATGAGATTCTTATTTCTTAAATCAATatagacggatctttatttgagtcatccatgaaaaaatattactttttatgttaagagtattgctttttattgtgaatattggtagggttgacccgtctcacagattaagatccgtgagacggtctcacatgagacccactcatatatatatatatatatatatatatatatatatatatatatatatatatatatatataaacttgtgtgagacagacTCATATGTCGTATTTCGTGAGATGGAtcccttatttgggtcatccatgaaaaaatattactttttgtgctaagagtattactttttatcgtgaatatcagtaggattgactcgtctcacagataaagattcgtgagaccgtctcacaagagacctactcatatatATAATTACAAATTTGAGAAATTGGAAATAGGGGAAATTGGAGAGTAATTACAAATTTGAATAAGAATGAGTTCATACGTGTCGATAATATCCTAAAAACAAATCCCACAATGAATGCCGGAATACATATACATTTACATTAAACCATTGTGAAGTTAAAAATTTGGTGAAAAACTAAATTTCGGTTTTATTGGCAAGTTAGTTTCTTCGCGTATTGCGCTAATATGGTGCTAACATGACATTGATATTGGGACGTTACGTCTAGTGATATGCTATGAATTACGTTTTGATTGACCACAATTAGTATGTTTAATCGAAATTAGATTTCTCATTGACATCTATTAAACAAACCGATTATATtaaaggtaaaaatttgtgtgaaacggtctcacgagtcgtattttgtgatactgatatcttatttaggtcatccatgaaaaattattattttttatgctaagagtattactttttattgtgaatcaacccgtcttacagataaagattcgtgagaccgtctcataagagacataCTCTATATTAAATTAGGTTGGTTAGTAGGGGAAACCTCCCGTTAATCcacaatttaataattttattgtgataattaaaaaaaattaaaagtatgCACCAGCCACAATTATTCTATAGATGGAAAGAATAATTATTCTATGTTTCTGAAATAAATTCTTGATCTATGATTCATGCCACTTGCATGTGTATTTTATTGCAAGTTGAAATAATTATTGTGTATGATATTAAATACTttggaaattaattattttctgTGATTAATTCAAATTATGTATATAGTCaactataatattttttcttaaaatagaAACATGTACATAACACTATTAAGGTagcttaaaataattaattgaactTTCCATAAAAGTCAcccaattatttaatatttattcgaCAAAAAACTCGTGTGAGACTATCTCAtaagtcaattttgtgaaacgaaTATCATACATGACCCAACTCATGAAAAAAGTAATTTtgtatgctaaaaatattatttttcatgataaTTATAGATTGGGTCGTGCTACAATTAATTCCTCGAACCAATTGGACGTCTCCGGGGACGTGCTACAAAGGGAAACTTGTTTTTTTCATCCTCAACTCTCTCTTTAAAATTTTTGGTCCGATACATCATTTAGCACGTCTTGTGctgctatttttatttttttttatgaaaattttactactaataatattaataaccAAATTGATACGAACCTGATTTCAAGTTCAGaatttaaataatcatgcatCAATTAGgtcattttaataatttattaactAGAAATCAATAATTCGcttaccaaaataaattttactcTATATAATGAATaacaaaaacttatatgagatggtctcatgagtcgtattttattagacagatctcttatttgggtcatctatgaaaaagtattactttttatgctaagagtattactttttattgtgaatatcggtaggattgacccgtctcacagataaagattcgtgagaccgtctcacaagagacctaatcataataaatttaacCGTATCGATATTTATTATGTATCTGTATAATTATTTTGGACATGGTAGCCTCATTATGTTTGACTTGTATTGTAAAATAGTGTTCAAAACGTGTTCCTGTTTAATATTATGGATAAGATCATTAGTAACATGTCGGAATTTTTATCGTGTGTCACGTTGGATTGAGTTGGATTTTGAATTAATGACACAAATTATCAACCAATGACAAATATATAAATCACAAAATAACCTTTtcctaattatttatttatttatttttctctgATTTTCTAGCttgcttctatatatatatatatgtatgtatgtaccaCCAGATCATAAACGTATTATTCACCCTAGCTAGCTCCAACTTCTTGTAGGTATACATTTTTACACCCAAAATCTCACACACCAATCTATAGGTATGGGGAAAGAGATGAACGTCGATGAAGTAGACCGGTTTTTGAATAATACAGATGATAGTGATAATGATAATATTACGATCTTGCCTTTGTTATCGTTAAATCATGTATCGTTTGTGTGCAAATCGGTGAAAAAGTCTGTTGAATTTTACACACAAGTATTAGGATTCGTGCTTATCAAGCGCCCGTCGTCCTTCGATTTCGAAGGGGCATGGTATGTTATTATTCCTTTCAATCTTCTTCATGTTGCTTCATAATTTGGTTTCATATTTCagtattttgaattatttattgaataaatgtTATGCCTTCAGATTATTTTTCTGGAAATGTACAGTGATACCTTCTTTTTTTTATGAAGAACACTGTGAATATACTTTTAGAATGTAAAATTTGTAATTCTTGACTGTCCATGCTTATAACCACCCATGGCTATGCATATACTTACATATTTAGATATAGACACACAAGCACAAGCACAAGCACGCACTCtccgaaaataaaaatttatgctGGTGGGTTCTTTTATTCTAATATCATTAGATCATATGGATCTTATACATTTATATGGAAGTtgacgtatatgttgatgatcatAGGACTAACATTTGATCACATCATCGTGGAAGAAATATTTCATGTATAGCATAGAATAATCTGTATTTCAATGcgttaattatatttttaatttttctatcTAATATTTCTTCATTAATTTTAAGCCTCGAtatatattacattttatgtTTGAAAATATCTCAGATCTTTCGAATAGTTCTTACCAAACATTTTCCAAGTATCCTTTTCAAAActagttttattttttattttttatttggtgCAAGTTATAAAGGATAGCACAAATGCCAAAAAAATTCCTCTCAATCACTTAATCTAATTCAATCTAATATTTGCCCTTTTCCACAACTTTACGTGCATGCAATTGACACGCGATGGATACACACACCTATAAGCTagcaatttaatataaaatataatttttcaaaaaaaaaaaattgttcttagtagtattaaaaatattaattggaAATTCAAAAATTCGGTTTGACAGGTTGTTCAACCACGGGATCGGAATCCATTTACTGGAGACGGAGAACATGACGTCGAAAAAAGGCGAGATCAATCCGAAAGACAATCACATCTCATTCCAATGCTCAGATATGGATCTCATTATCAGTCTATTGGAAGAGATGAAGATTGAGTATGTGAAAGCAATagttagggagaatgggataaTTGTGGACCAAATCTTCTTCCATGATCCAGATGGATACATGATTGAGATTTGCAATTGCCAAAACATACCAATCCTCCCAATCTCATCTTGCCCCCTCAAAAGGATTACAAATCCCACTTCTAGTCCCATCAATTCAACCTCTGATCACTTTGGTAATttgtcttctttttttttctttaatttagtaagtttgatcagttacatAAGGAAAATTACCTTTTTTCCGATTTTGATCATCTAAATTGTCAAATACCAGTCTTACTGACGTGTGAAGTGTCACATCATTACTCTCGATAAATTAGTGTTTCGGATGGTTATGGTTGCAGGGAAGGTGCAATACTGCAGTGGAGAAGCTGAGGCCTTGATGATGGAGAATTTGGCTATGGACATGTTGAATATTTCTATATaagatattttattaataaagaATGATCAATATAGATTAATTATTGTTTTTTGTTGATTTGTCTTTTAAATTCTTCAAGTAATTGAGCTCGATTGAGTGTTTGTAAGGAAATTTTTGATTTATTCAGATGCAACTATTGTTGCACTTTGTCACGATTCAAATTAAGTTGCTCTTTTACGCATAAAGCATGTTACGACATACAGTTTAATTCTTCTATGTTGTAgtgtttaattttatatattcaccctatcaaataaaacaaaaatataggACGAAATAATAGCTTCGCATATCAACATTTTCAGCTACTAGCAAACTGATTTTTATTTTCAGacggtcaaattttttttgctGCGAACAACTAGAATTGGTAGACTCGTCTGTTTCCATTTTATTTTCTACCTTGGCTCTATCAAATGATAATGATAGTCTTTTAAACTCATCTATCATATTACGCAATGTCGTAACAAGATCCTCTCGTGTGAATTCATCTGATTCAAAGTCAAATACCATGTCATCTGCATTTTTCGACTCGACTTCTGTAGTCTCGGGCTCGATATATGTCATTAGACACTGGATCTTCTCATCATCACACTCGCTGGTAGATGTCTCTGAACTTGATAGTTCTCAGTCTGAATCGGCTCATTTGTTCTTTGTATCATCAGCGACAAATACTCTTTTATCTCTC includes:
- the LOC140809662 gene encoding glyoxylase I 4-like; its protein translation is MGKEMNVDEVDRFLNNTDDSDNDNITILPLLSLNHVSFVCKSVKKSVEFYTQVLGFVLIKRPSSFDFEGAWLFNHGIGIHLLETENMTSKKGEINPKDNHISFQCSDMDLIISLLEEMKIEYVKAIVRENGIIVDQIFFHDPDGYMIEICNCQNIPILPISSCPLKRITNPTSSPINSTSDHFGKVQYCSGEAEALMMENLAMDMLNISI